Part of the Henckelia pumila isolate YLH828 chromosome 2, ASM3356847v2, whole genome shotgun sequence genome is shown below.
GCATACAAAAGGCCAAAGGTTGGCCAACAGAAGCATCAAGAGAGACAACGAGATGATTTTAAATCATCcatcatttcaaattctttatATCGATTTTTTTAATGATGATGGATCGAGTATCTGCCACTCTTCAATGCGCACGTACTGTTTGGAATAAGCTATGGTAACTTGAAAATTACGCTATACATGTAAACCACACTAAACAAAATATCAAATGATTATTGCATATGTATCATACATTATAAAATGAAGTGGATACACGTATATCATTTGGTTTCTAAggaataaacaaataaatacgaTCATGTTTCTAATTTCACGATATTCCTTCCAGAATTTACTTAGGGCATCGTGGTGAAACTGTCCCCTTGTGTTTTATAACATTAACATTGTTGCAAACTGCCGTAACATTTTGCACACCGACGTCTTCATTGCCCGCCAAATTCACATTTTGCAGCACTATCCCTCGGCATGGATGGGTTTTGCTGCAGTCGAAGTCGATAGCTACTTTGGATGCACTTGTTCCGGTGATGTTTCGATAGAAGATGTTTTTCACTTGTACAGCTGAGCTCTGAaaatgaattatatatatatatagagtctAATTTAATTTGTTggggttttaaaattttaatatttcattaattaattacctGTTGTTTGCAAGGACCATCTTGATCACAATAATTTTGGTCTATGATGATGGGGTTTTTCACGTCTTGCATCTCCACGTTTTGAAAAGTGATGTTGCTTGCAGTTCCCGACCCACCctatacatgcatatatatattataggaTTTCGATGCTTGAATATGCATGACAAAAAAatcaacacacacacacatatatatatatacacacacacacgcaggCATAAATATAATGGTTGGGGATgtatatacataatatatatatatatgcacgtACGTAGTACCTGCCATGTTTTAATTCTAACACCGTTTGTGGTTCCAGAAAGCTTTGCTCCATTAAGCATCACATCTGAGACGTGAGCTTTTGAATTTCTCGAACCTAAGCTTCCAATACTGatcaatattaattaatttcatgaattaaacgatatatattatataatatatatatatatgttgaagGAATTAGAAAAAAAGTGTTCgatcaattaattattgaatCCGATATATCGAACCTGATACCATGGCCAGGTCCGCATGTAATGTTGGTGGCTTGGATATTTTCAGATTCATTCACTATTGAAATGCAGTCATCaccttaaatatatatatatatttttccaaCAAAGAAAACTATATATCATcagtttcaaaatatatatatatattttcgtcAAGAATATTATGTACAATTGTTCCAGAAAAATGTTACATGTACACATTGAGTTACAAACTGtacatgaaattacaaaattatccctccattttatttgaaaaaattctttccaaaataaattaaggatatttatgtaatttcaagtgcaacgtgtaacccaacgtgtaactCTCCATGTACATGTAACATCACCCATTGTTCCAAGTCAGCATGCAGCGAGTAATGGCATGTGGTATTAATTTGAgatgattatattatattatatttaatttgcaAGCTAGCTGTACTAATTTAATTTGTAATCATGAGATGAgatgaaattaattaatattgtcAATGTACGTACGTACCTGTGGCTATGGTTGTATTTGTGATTTGAATGTTTTGAGTGGCAGTAATATGGATTCCATCAGTATTAGGACTTTCCTCTGGAGCATGTACCACAAGATTGGACGCTTCCACATGTGTACACCTTTGGAAGGACACATGCATTTGTTGTGCATTTTGGATTCTCAGATCCTTCACAACTAAATTTTTGCACTTGTAGAACGTTAAAGCCTGCACTTTTTAATTTCCCTCTACATCAGATCAGaccgatatatatatatatatatatattcgagaCTTTCTATCACCACTTAAATTATTTCCGTTTTGATTAATTTCTGATACTGCAGGATAATATTCTACTTTAAT
Proteins encoded:
- the LOC140878214 gene encoding polygalacturonase-like, with the protein product MNPENHYNSLPYLIIVLLSLSPCCISRIHDKDLLDNIYIEDQEYSNAFGAYPSNYYYNSGRKEEQGYLPFFERLRKLAASSDKSVNVLNYGAKGDGKTDDSKAFQKAWKEACSISSSKVKFVVPTTKTNSYHLKPIRFKGPCKSDITVQIAGTIIASDDRSNYKKDARHWLVFDKVINLSVGGGGIIDGNGNIWWENSCKINKTKPSKGAPTALTFYKCKNLVVKDLRIQNAQQMHVSFQRCTHVEASNLVVHAPEESPNTDGIHITATQNIQITNTTIATGDDCISIVNESENIQATNITCGPGHGISIGSLGSRNSKAHVSDVMLNGAKLSGTTNGVRIKTWQGGSGTASNITFQNVEMQDVKNPIIIDQNYCDQDGPCKQQSSAVQVKNIFYRNITGTSASKVAIDFDCSKTHPCRGIVLQNVNLAGNEDVGVQNVTAVCNNVNVIKHKGTVSPRCPK